Proteins from one Ahaetulla prasina isolate Xishuangbanna chromosome 2, ASM2864084v1, whole genome shotgun sequence genomic window:
- the LOC131193636 gene encoding uncharacterized protein LOC131193636 isoform X1 has translation MSSGEGGLSTGGTMAAEGWSERARKLLKKMNSFHGAGSFKALCLPFMVAGQQVGYVPPAVAKCLHQYPTVFSVSQGDKAPSRVELNKQLTSCDQRTAAVQRVLKELKAQQAFPCLKGWRDEMYNVMPYFCDTPFFSMERAATPLLGVKRYGAHLNGYTWRNDEMHMWLARRALNKPTYPGLLDNLAAGGISSELGVRETLIKECQEEACIPASLATLSKSVGTISYTYEGSDGGIYPECQFVYDLELPEEFVPRVGDGEVQEFYLWSLDKVKEAIGSSDFKPNCAMVALDFLIRHSYIQPDQEPHYVELVEGLHQSL, from the exons ATGAGCAGTGGTGAGGGCGGGCTTTCTACAGGAGGCACCATGGCGGCCGAAGGATGGTCGGAGCGAGCGAGGAagctgctgaagaagatgaattcCTTTCATGGGGCAG GTTCTTTCAAGGCGCTGTGTTTGCCATTTATGGTTGCTGGACAACAAGTAGGATATGTCCCACCGGCTGTAGCCAAATGTCTCCATCAATATCCGACTGTTTTCTCAGTGTCTCAGGGAGATAAAGCCCCTTCAAGGGTAGAACTTAACAAACAACTGACTTCTTGTGACCAGAGAACAGCTGCGGTACAAAGAGTGCTCAAGGAGCTGAAAGCACAGCAAGCTTTTCCTTGTTTAAAAGGCTGGAGGGATGAG ATGTACAATGTAATGCCCTATTTTTGTGACACACCTTTCTTCAGCATGGAACGGGCTGCAACAc CACTATTGGGAGTGAAGCGCTATGGTGCCCACCTGAATGGCTATACTTGGCGAAATGATGAAATGCACATGTGGCTGGCCCGAAGGGCCTTGAACAAACCCACATATCCTGGCTTATTGGATAATTTG gCTGCAGGTGGCATTTCATCAGAGCTGGGTGTCAGAGAGACACTAATAAAAGAGTGCCAAGAAGAGGCTTGCATTCCTGCTTCCCTTGCTACATTATCCAAATCTGTTGGAACTATCAG CTACACATATGAAGGGTCAGATGGAGGCATCTATCCTGAATGCCAGTTTGTATATGACCTGGAGCTGCCTGAAGAATTTGTGCCCCGAGTGGGAGATGGAGAAGTGCAAGAATTCTATCTTTGGTCACTTGATAAG GTGAAAGAAGCCATTGGATCTTCCGATTTCAAGCCCAACTGCGCAATGGTAGCACTGGATTTTCTAATCAGACATAGTTACATTCAACCTGATCAAG AACCCCATTATGTAGAGTTGGTGGAAGGGCTACACCAGAGCCTTTGA
- the LOC131193636 gene encoding uncharacterized protein LOC131193636 isoform X2: protein MVAGQQVGYVPPAVAKCLHQYPTVFSVSQGDKAPSRVELNKQLTSCDQRTAAVQRVLKELKAQQAFPCLKGWRDEMYNVMPYFCDTPFFSMERAATPLLGVKRYGAHLNGYTWRNDEMHMWLARRALNKPTYPGLLDNLAAGGISSELGVRETLIKECQEEACIPASLATLSKSVGTISYTYEGSDGGIYPECQFVYDLELPEEFVPRVGDGEVQEFYLWSLDKVKEAIGSSDFKPNCAMVALDFLIRHSYIQPDQEPHYVELVEGLHQSL, encoded by the exons ATGGTTGCTGGACAACAAGTAGGATATGTCCCACCGGCTGTAGCCAAATGTCTCCATCAATATCCGACTGTTTTCTCAGTGTCTCAGGGAGATAAAGCCCCTTCAAGGGTAGAACTTAACAAACAACTGACTTCTTGTGACCAGAGAACAGCTGCGGTACAAAGAGTGCTCAAGGAGCTGAAAGCACAGCAAGCTTTTCCTTGTTTAAAAGGCTGGAGGGATGAG ATGTACAATGTAATGCCCTATTTTTGTGACACACCTTTCTTCAGCATGGAACGGGCTGCAACAc CACTATTGGGAGTGAAGCGCTATGGTGCCCACCTGAATGGCTATACTTGGCGAAATGATGAAATGCACATGTGGCTGGCCCGAAGGGCCTTGAACAAACCCACATATCCTGGCTTATTGGATAATTTG gCTGCAGGTGGCATTTCATCAGAGCTGGGTGTCAGAGAGACACTAATAAAAGAGTGCCAAGAAGAGGCTTGCATTCCTGCTTCCCTTGCTACATTATCCAAATCTGTTGGAACTATCAG CTACACATATGAAGGGTCAGATGGAGGCATCTATCCTGAATGCCAGTTTGTATATGACCTGGAGCTGCCTGAAGAATTTGTGCCCCGAGTGGGAGATGGAGAAGTGCAAGAATTCTATCTTTGGTCACTTGATAAG GTGAAAGAAGCCATTGGATCTTCCGATTTCAAGCCCAACTGCGCAATGGTAGCACTGGATTTTCTAATCAGACATAGTTACATTCAACCTGATCAAG AACCCCATTATGTAGAGTTGGTGGAAGGGCTACACCAGAGCCTTTGA
- the RBM10 gene encoding RNA-binding protein 10 translates to MEYERRGGRGDRTGRYGAVEQIQDENSEGRNQRDHDYRDMDYRSYMRDFNSQEPANDYDDSSEEHSVEDSYEASSGSETQHRKRDSPNEHLGFPGDGDYRDQDYRTEQEEEEQKASSIIMLRMLPQSATESDIRAQLQAHGFQPREVRLMRNKASGQSRGFAFVEFNHLQDATRWMEANQHSLTILGQKVSMHYSDPKPKINEDWLCSKCGVQNFKRREKCFKCGIPRSEAEQKLPPGGRLDQLVALSGRELSQGLLPLPQPYQVSAALSTQPVAPISEPCAENANDTIILRNLNPHSTMDSILSSLAPYAVLSSSNVRVIKDKQTQLNRGFAFIQLSTIVEAAQLLQILQALHPPLNIDGKTINVEFAKGSKRDLSSSDGNRISAASVASTAIAAAQWAISQASQGREASWATQDEQSADYGYYQHDESYSAQEATAYSQGGYLKGSQSQSGSSGTAAVGKADKIQGEGSVAADGSQEPGVPGIDPMPVLPTFPRTTQNAAVPATYQASGSSEGASPAQGNAAVAQSYTIVSPAVLKPDVPNAAQPSSATPGMSTSTSSLPGSSAGQEPYTQYPVPDVSTYQYDESSGYYYDPLTGLYYDPNSQYYYNAQMQQYLYWESERCTYIPASDQAADSYKDGSSSGGGNKEGKEKKEKHKTKTAQQIAKDMERWARSLNKQKENFKNSFQPVSSIREDERRESATADAGYAILEKKGALAERQHSSMDLSKFTGDDRLSPPRGLVAAYSGESDSEEEQEKAADREEKLTDWHKLACLLCRRQFPSKEALIRHQQLSGLHKQNLEIHRRAHLSEQELEALEKNDMEMKYRDRAAERREKYGVPEPPEPKKRKYSAVTPATVDFEQPTRDGLGSDNIGSRMLQAMGWKEGSGLGRKKQGIVTPIEAPTRVRGSGLGSRGSSYGAVASESYREALHKTMLTRFNESD, encoded by the exons GATTCATATGAGGCCTCCTCCGGATCAGAGACACAACACAGAAAACGAGATAGCCCAAATGAGCATTTGGGCTTTCCTGGTGATGGTGACTACCGGGACCAAGACTATCGGacggaacaagaagaagaagaacagaagGCTAGCAGTATCATTATGCTGAGGATGTTACCTCAATCTGCCACTGAGAGTGAT ATCCGGGCTCAGCTGCAGGCACACGGATTCCAGCCCCGTGAGGTGCGACTGATGCGAAATAAAGCCTCAG GTCAGAGCCGGGGCTTCGCCTTCGTCGAGTTTAATCACTTGCAGGACGCTACACGATGGATGGAAGCCAATCAG CATTCACTCACCATCCTCGGTCAGAAAGTCTCCATGCACTACAGTGACCCTAAACCCAAGATCAATGAGGATTGGCTCTGCAGCAAG tGTGGAGTTCAGAATTTCAAGCGCAGAGAAAAATGTTTCAAGTGTGGCATTCCCAGATCTG AAGCTGAGCAGAAGCTACCCCCTGGCGGTCGCTTAGATCAACTAGTGGCGTTATCAGGGCGTGAACTCAGCCAAGGCCTTCTGCCTCTCCCTCAGCCATACCAGGTGTCAGCAGCTCTGTCCACTCAGCCTGTGGCCCCCATATCTGAACCATGTGCAGAGAATGCTAATGACA CCATTATCTTGCGAAACCTGAATCCACATAGCACAATGGACTCCATTTTAAGTTCTTTGGCGCCATATGCAGTTCTCTCCTCATCGAATGTCCGTGTCATTAAAGACAAGCAGACACAGCTCAATCGTGGTTTTGCTTTCATTCAGCTCTCTACTATTGTG GAGGCAGCTCAGTTGCTGCAGATCCTTCAGGCCCTGCATCCACCACTAAACATTGATGGCAAGACAATTAATGTGGAATTCGCAAAAGGTTCCAAACG GGACCTAAGTTCATCAGATGGAAACCGCATTAGTGCTGCTTCGGTAGCCAGCACTGCCATTGCAGCTGCGCAGTGGGCTATCTCACAG GCATCGCAGGGCCGAGAGGCCTCGTGGGCTACCCAGGATGAGCAGTCTGCTGATTATGGTTATTACCAGCATGATGAATCTTACAGCGCTCAAGAAGCCACAGCATACTCGCAGGGGGGATACCTGAAAGGATCCCAGTCTCAGTCTGGCTCTTCTGGgacagcagctgttgggaaggcAGATAAGATCCAGGGGGAGGGATCAGTAGCAG CTGACGGATCACAGGAACCTGGCGTGCCAGGAATTGATCCAATGCCTGTCCTACCAACTTTTCCTCGTACCACCCAGAATGCAGCTGTACCAGCCACATACCAAGCCAGTGGAAGCTCTGAAGGGGCAAGTCCAGCCCAAGGAAATGCTGCTGTTGCTCAG TCATACACCATAGTTTCACCTGCTGTATTGAAGCCCGATGTGCCTAATGCTGCCCAGCCCTCCAGTGCAACTCCTGGCATGTCCACCAGCACTTCCAGTTTGCCAGGCAGCTCTGCTGGACAGGAACCTTACACACAATACC CTGTCCCAGATGTCTCCACGTATCAATACGATGAAAGTTCTGGCTACTATTACGATCCTCTTACTGGGCTGTACTATGACCCTAATTCCCAG TATTACTACAATGCTCAGATGCAGCAGTATCTGTACTGGGAAAGTGAGAGATGCACTTACATCCCGGCCTCAGACCAGGCGGCTGACAGCTACAAGGATGGTAGCAGTTCAGGAGGTGGCAACaaagagggaaaagagaaaaaggaaaagcatAAGACAAAAACCGCCCAGCAG ATTGCAAAGGATATGGAACGCTGGGCCCGCAGCCTCAATAAACAGAAGGAGAATTTCAAAAACAGCTTTCAGCCAGTCTCCTCCATACGAGAGGATGAAAGGCGGGAATCAGCCACAGCTGACGCTGGCTATGCTATCCTTGAAAAGAAG GGAGCACTGGCTGAGAGGCAGCATAGTAGCATGGATTTGTCCAAGTTTACTGGTGATGATCGGCTG AGTCCACCTCGAGGCTTAGTGGCTGCATACAGTGGCGAAAGCGACAGTGAAGAGGAACAAGAGAaggcagctgatcgggaggagaaATTAACTGATTGGCACAAACTGGCTTGCTTGCTTTGTCGCAGACAGTTTCCCAGCAAGGAGGCTCTTATTCGTCACCAGCAGCTATCGGGCTTACATAAG CAAAATTTGGAGATTCACCGACGGGCACATTTGTCAGAGCAAGAGCTTGAAGCCCTTGAAAAGAATGACATGGAG atgaaGTATCGAGATCGTGCAGCTGAGCGAAGGGAAAAATACGGTGTTCCTGAGCCACCAGAacccaagaaaagaaaatattcagctGTGACCCCAGCCACAGT GGATTTTGAACAACCAACACGAGATGGACTGGGAAGTGACAATATTGGCAGCCGCATGCTGCAGGCCATGGGTTGGAAAGAAGGCAGCGGGCTGGGTCGCAAGAAACAGGGCATTGTAACCCCTATTGAG gCCCCAACTCGAGTACGAGGGTCTGGCCTTGGCTCCCGTGGCAGCTCTTATGGGGCTGTAGCATCAGAATCGTACCGGGAAGCATTGCACAAGACAATGCTCACTCGTTTCAATGAGTCAGACTGA